Proteins encoded together in one Micromonospora auratinigra window:
- a CDS encoding phosphatidylserine decarboxylase: MTQSPAVRTPGPSGPVRLGERAARTLVSELARRNDPKAGLLVGATPESAVLAAAIEALLPGDRLTVVAAEGSSAAALREHVTAQGSWVADRVRVVDTLAEADAAEVVIAGEPFTGTADEARVAVDGLSKYLTDGAVLSVAAPVFRTEGAGAELDRQGVLHGVRTDVVLRNSPPVRVHHLRFTPAGAALAANLSPAYRPSSVPLTRGMHIDSNGVAAAGITLGLAALAKAARPKSKLWLLPALAAGPVAAFFRDPERDVPEDPSAVVAAADGQVLSVQRLHDERFGDGEWLRIAVFLSVLDVHVNRAPVAGKVVDYFVADGGFVNAMKPDAEHNVAAYTVLETAHGPVVVAQRTGLIARRIVQRAPVGALLARGERFGLIRFGSRTDVYLPVGAAEPQVGPGDKVVGGSTVIARWV; the protein is encoded by the coding sequence ATGACCCAGTCCCCCGCCGTGCGCACCCCCGGCCCGTCCGGCCCGGTCCGCCTCGGCGAGCGCGCCGCCCGCACCCTCGTCTCCGAGCTCGCCCGGCGCAACGACCCGAAGGCCGGCCTGCTGGTCGGCGCGACCCCCGAGTCCGCGGTGCTGGCCGCCGCGATCGAGGCGCTGCTCCCCGGCGACCGGCTCACGGTCGTCGCGGCGGAGGGCTCCTCCGCGGCGGCGCTGCGGGAGCACGTGACGGCCCAGGGCAGCTGGGTCGCCGACCGGGTGCGGGTCGTCGACACCCTCGCCGAGGCCGACGCGGCCGAGGTGGTCATCGCCGGCGAGCCGTTCACCGGCACCGCCGACGAGGCCCGGGTCGCCGTCGACGGCCTGTCGAAGTACCTCACCGACGGAGCCGTGCTGAGCGTGGCCGCGCCGGTGTTCCGCACCGAGGGCGCGGGCGCCGAGCTGGACCGGCAGGGTGTGCTGCACGGCGTACGCACCGACGTGGTGCTGCGCAACTCCCCGCCGGTACGGGTGCACCACCTGCGCTTCACCCCGGCCGGCGCCGCGCTGGCCGCGAACCTCTCCCCCGCGTACCGGCCGTCGAGCGTGCCACTGACCCGGGGGATGCACATCGACTCGAACGGGGTCGCGGCGGCCGGCATCACGCTGGGCCTGGCCGCGCTGGCCAAGGCGGCCCGGCCGAAGTCGAAGCTCTGGCTGCTCCCCGCGCTGGCCGCCGGCCCGGTGGCGGCGTTCTTCCGGGACCCCGAGCGGGACGTGCCGGAGGACCCGTCGGCCGTGGTCGCCGCCGCCGACGGTCAGGTCCTCTCGGTGCAGCGGCTGCACGACGAGCGCTTCGGCGACGGGGAGTGGCTGCGGATCGCGGTCTTCCTCTCCGTGCTGGACGTGCACGTCAACCGCGCCCCGGTGGCCGGCAAGGTGGTCGACTACTTCGTCGCGGACGGCGGGTTCGTCAACGCCATGAAGCCGGACGCCGAGCACAACGTGGCGGCGTACACGGTGCTGGAGACGGCCCACGGCCCGGTGGTGGTCGCGCAGCGTACCGGCCTGATCGCCCGACGGATCGTGCAGCGGGCGCCGGTCGGCGCACTGCTGGCCCGGGGCGAGCGCTTCGGGCTGATCCGGTTCGGCTCGCGCACCGACGTCTACCTGCCGGTGGGCGCGGCCGAGCCGCAGGTGGGCCCCGGCGACAAGGTGGTCGGCGGTTCGACGGTGATCGCCCGCTGGGTCTGA
- a CDS encoding CDP-alcohol phosphatidyltransferase family protein — MRRSSTFARQVLLVRVGRRDGVAPATDLVTPDHRWNDRQRRRYGRFDHEVEAVMPVSPALAPATPVDDPTAMSIPLLPGERTAARRAKFALVNACTLSSLMLGMLAIFLAMQGQSRVAALCLIACVAFDGLDGALARKLGVASPFGAQMDSLADMCSFGLAAPVVVYASLAGSVPPAAAAVACALVAACAAIRLARFNVSPKDGRFFCGVPTTMAAAVLALTVAIGLPVPGLVLVAGVALLAFAMVSSFPYAKLARLVKLPPWLWLAPVLGALVDIRLTFALVVVGYLVSGPVLWLRQRRTA; from the coding sequence CTGCGCCGCAGCAGCACGTTCGCCCGCCAGGTGCTGCTGGTCCGGGTGGGTCGCCGGGACGGCGTCGCCCCCGCGACCGACCTGGTCACCCCCGACCACCGCTGGAACGACCGCCAGCGCCGCCGTTACGGCAGGTTCGACCACGAGGTCGAGGCCGTGATGCCGGTCAGCCCGGCGCTGGCCCCCGCCACGCCGGTCGACGACCCGACGGCGATGTCGATCCCGCTCCTGCCCGGCGAGCGCACCGCCGCCCGGCGGGCCAAGTTCGCCCTGGTCAACGCGTGCACCCTGAGCAGCCTCATGCTCGGCATGCTGGCCATCTTCCTGGCCATGCAGGGCCAGTCCCGGGTCGCGGCGCTCTGCCTGATCGCCTGCGTCGCGTTCGACGGCCTGGACGGCGCCCTCGCCCGCAAGCTCGGCGTGGCCAGCCCGTTCGGCGCCCAGATGGACTCGCTGGCCGACATGTGCTCGTTCGGCCTCGCCGCGCCGGTCGTGGTCTACGCCTCGCTGGCCGGTTCGGTGCCGCCGGCGGCCGCCGCGGTCGCCTGCGCCCTGGTCGCGGCCTGCGCCGCGATCCGGCTGGCCCGGTTCAACGTCTCACCCAAGGACGGCCGCTTCTTCTGCGGCGTGCCGACCACCATGGCGGCGGCCGTGCTGGCCCTGACCGTGGCGATCGGGCTGCCGGTGCCCGGCCTGGTGCTGGTCGCCGGGGTGGCGCTGCTCGCCTTCGCGATGGTGTCCAGCTTCCCGTACGCCAAGCTGGCCCGGCTGGTGAAGCTGCCGCCGTGGCTCTGGCTGGCCCCGGTGCTGGGTGCGCTGGTCGACATCCGGCTCACCTTCGCCCTGGTAGTGGTGGGCTACCTGGTCAGTGGCCCGGTGCTCTGGCTGCGCCAGCGCCGCACCGCCTGA